One stretch of Saccharopolyspora erythraea DNA includes these proteins:
- a CDS encoding ABC transporter permease: MFRSAAGIVLFLLVWELTPRLGVVDSIFLPPFSQVVQTWWELAAGGQLWGHLGASLARSLAGFLIAVAIAVPLGVVIGWYEVVSDLLNPLLELFRNTAALALLPVFVLLLGLGETSKVSLIVFACTWPILLNTISGVRTVDPLLVKSARSMGFPPFPLFYKVVLPAVVPTVFTGIRLAGANSILVLVAAEMAGARAGLGYLINASQFNFQVPQMYAGIITISLLGLGFNQALVTAERRLSRWRY, encoded by the coding sequence GTGTTCAGGTCGGCGGCGGGGATCGTGCTGTTCCTGCTCGTCTGGGAGCTCACGCCCAGGCTCGGCGTGGTCGACAGCATCTTCCTGCCGCCTTTCAGCCAGGTCGTGCAGACCTGGTGGGAGCTGGCCGCGGGCGGTCAGCTGTGGGGGCACCTGGGCGCCAGCCTCGCGCGGTCGCTGGCCGGGTTCCTGATCGCGGTCGCCATCGCGGTTCCGCTCGGAGTGGTCATCGGCTGGTACGAGGTCGTCAGCGATCTGCTCAACCCGCTGCTGGAACTGTTCCGCAACACCGCCGCCCTGGCGTTGCTGCCGGTGTTCGTGCTGCTGCTCGGGCTGGGCGAGACGTCGAAGGTGTCGTTGATCGTGTTCGCGTGCACCTGGCCGATCCTGCTGAACACGATCAGCGGGGTCCGCACGGTGGACCCGCTGCTGGTCAAGTCGGCCCGTTCGATGGGCTTCCCGCCGTTTCCCTTGTTCTACAAGGTGGTTCTGCCCGCCGTGGTGCCGACGGTCTTCACCGGTATCCGGTTGGCGGGGGCCAACTCCATCCTGGTTCTGGTCGCCGCCGAGATGGCCGGGGCCCGGGCGGGGCTGGGCTACCTGATCAACGCCTCGCAGTTCAACTTCCAGGTGCCGCAGATGTACGCCGGGATCATCACGATCTCCCTGCTCGGCCTCGGTTTCAACCAGGCGCTGGTCACCGCCGAGCGCCGCCTGTCGCGGTGGCGGTACTGA
- a CDS encoding TIGR03668 family PPOX class F420-dependent oxidoreductase, with protein sequence MTPAEARERLAAARLAHLATADASGRPHVVPIVFATEGDTIYSAVDAKPKRTTALRRLANVEANPRVAVLADHYDDADWSALWWVRADGTGRVLDPADAEARRAVELLAERYPQHRDEPPAGPVLAVDVQRWTGWSASPGR encoded by the coding sequence ATGACTCCCGCGGAGGCGCGCGAAAGGCTCGCCGCCGCGAGGCTGGCGCACCTGGCCACCGCGGACGCGTCGGGCAGACCGCACGTCGTGCCGATCGTCTTCGCGACCGAGGGCGACACGATCTACAGCGCGGTCGACGCCAAGCCCAAGCGCACCACGGCGTTGCGCAGACTCGCCAACGTCGAGGCCAACCCGCGGGTCGCCGTGCTCGCCGATCACTACGACGACGCCGACTGGAGCGCACTGTGGTGGGTGCGCGCGGACGGCACCGGCCGCGTGCTCGACCCGGCGGACGCGGAGGCCCGCCGGGCGGTCGAGCTGCTCGCCGAGCGCTATCCGCAGCACCGCGACGAGCCGCCGGCGGGCCCGGTGCTCGCCGTCGACGTGCAGCGCTGGACGGGCTGGTCGGCGAGCCCGGGCCGGTGA
- a CDS encoding ABC transporter ATP-binding protein has protein sequence MTTITFDDVTKKFPARGRNSTEVTALSGVDLRIESGELAVIVGPSGSGKSTMLDLLAGLDLPTSGEIRLDGRPITGPGLDRGVVFQQYALLPWRTAQGNVELGLEAKQVPKPTRRDRAREYLDLVGLSGFENHYPHQLSGGMKQRVAIARSLAFDPEVLLMDEPFAALDAQTRDLLQEELLRIWESTRKTIVFITHGIDEAVFLGQRIAVLTSRPGTVKDVVEVELTHRRERDDLRSEPEFAHYRHEIWNLLRSEVRHAGAEAVAEVG, from the coding sequence ATGACCACCATCACCTTCGACGACGTGACCAAGAAGTTCCCGGCCAGAGGGCGGAACAGCACCGAGGTCACCGCGCTGAGCGGAGTGGACCTGCGGATCGAGTCCGGTGAACTGGCCGTGATCGTCGGCCCGAGCGGCTCCGGGAAGTCGACCATGCTGGACCTGCTGGCCGGGCTCGACCTGCCGACCAGCGGGGAGATCCGGCTCGACGGCCGGCCCATCACCGGGCCGGGTCTGGACCGCGGTGTGGTCTTCCAGCAGTACGCGCTGCTGCCTTGGCGCACCGCGCAGGGCAATGTCGAGCTCGGACTCGAGGCCAAGCAGGTTCCCAAGCCGACGCGGCGCGACCGCGCGCGGGAGTACCTGGACCTGGTCGGCCTGTCCGGGTTCGAGAACCACTACCCGCACCAGCTCTCCGGCGGGATGAAGCAGCGCGTGGCCATCGCCCGCAGCCTCGCCTTCGACCCCGAGGTGCTGCTCATGGACGAACCCTTCGCCGCGCTCGACGCGCAAACCCGCGACCTGCTCCAGGAGGAGCTGCTGCGGATCTGGGAAAGCACTCGCAAGACGATCGTGTTCATCACCCACGGCATCGACGAGGCGGTGTTCCTGGGGCAGCGGATCGCGGTGCTGACCTCGCGGCCGGGGACGGTCAAGGACGTCGTCGAGGTCGAGCTTACCCACCGCCGCGAGCGCGACGACCTCCGGTCGGAACCGGAGTTCGCCCACTACCGGCACGAGATCTGGAACCTGCTGCGCTCCGAGGTGCGGCACGCCGGCGCCGAGGCGGTGGCTGAGGTTGGCTGA
- a CDS encoding DoxX family protein has product MVRIVVSFMFLLHGVATLFGPFTPYGEPTPVGQWPSWWAGLIQFVGGGLVLFGLFTRPAALVCSGAMAFAYFKVHQPRGLFPIQNAGELAAMYSWTFLLIAALGAGPFALDALLRQRRGAPERGSAAGARER; this is encoded by the coding sequence GTGGTGCGCATCGTCGTGTCGTTCATGTTCCTCCTGCACGGGGTGGCAACCCTCTTCGGCCCGTTCACCCCGTACGGCGAGCCGACGCCCGTGGGCCAGTGGCCGTCCTGGTGGGCCGGGCTGATCCAGTTCGTCGGGGGTGGGCTGGTGCTGTTCGGGCTGTTCACCCGGCCGGCCGCGCTCGTGTGCTCCGGGGCGATGGCGTTCGCCTACTTCAAGGTGCACCAGCCACGCGGGCTGTTCCCGATCCAGAACGCCGGCGAGCTGGCCGCCATGTACTCCTGGACGTTCCTCCTGATCGCGGCACTCGGGGCCGGGCCGTTCGCCCTCGACGCGCTGCTCCGGCAACGGCGTGGAGCGCCTGAGCGCGGATCCGCGGCCGGCGCCCGCGAAAGATGA
- a CDS encoding LLM class F420-dependent oxidoreductase has product MDTGVAFFATPSAVDPGSLARVVEQRGFESLFFAEHTHIPASRNSPYPGGGELPWKYVHTHDLFVTLTAAATTTSRLRVGSGICLVIQRDPIITANEVASIDRLSGGRLEFGVGAGWNREEMANHGTDPRRRMGILRERVEAMKAIWTQDEASYSGEHVAFDRIWSSPKPLQRPHPPVIVGGNGPTVLDRVLAFGDAWMPNYTNEGILDRAEELRSRAERPIELMVMGVPADPHVLEQFDKAGFRRVLHWLPSTQLGPVQRALDTYEDAIRQVHGE; this is encoded by the coding sequence ATGGACACAGGAGTGGCGTTCTTCGCCACCCCCAGCGCCGTCGACCCCGGCTCGCTGGCGCGGGTGGTGGAACAGCGGGGATTCGAGTCCCTCTTCTTCGCAGAGCACACGCACATACCCGCCAGCCGGAACTCCCCGTACCCGGGCGGCGGGGAGCTTCCCTGGAAGTACGTGCACACCCACGACCTCTTCGTCACGCTGACGGCCGCGGCCACCACCACGTCGCGGCTGCGGGTCGGCAGTGGAATCTGCCTGGTGATCCAGCGCGACCCGATCATCACCGCCAACGAGGTCGCCAGCATCGACAGGTTGTCGGGCGGCCGGCTCGAGTTCGGCGTCGGCGCGGGCTGGAACCGCGAGGAGATGGCCAACCACGGCACCGACCCGCGGCGACGCATGGGAATCCTGCGCGAGCGGGTCGAGGCTATGAAGGCCATCTGGACGCAGGACGAGGCCAGCTACTCGGGTGAGCACGTCGCCTTCGACCGCATCTGGTCGTCGCCGAAGCCGCTGCAACGCCCCCATCCACCGGTGATCGTGGGCGGCAACGGGCCGACGGTCCTCGACCGGGTGCTCGCCTTCGGCGACGCCTGGATGCCCAACTACACCAACGAGGGCATCCTCGACCGCGCCGAGGAGCTGCGCTCGAGGGCCGAGCGACCGATCGAGCTGATGGTGATGGGCGTGCCGGCGGATCCTCACGTTCTCGAGCAGTTCGACAAGGCCGGTTTCCGGCGCGTGCTGCACTGGTTGCCGTCCACCCAGCTCGGTCCGGTGCAGCGGGCGCTGGACACCTACGAGGACGCGATCCGTCAGGTGCACGGCGAATGA
- a CDS encoding TetR/AcrR family transcriptional regulator: MLVVDKRTESRPPGAIPGASEPNRLRADAARNRARVLQAAERLFAAEDPRQVTMGDIARAAGVGRATLYRSYPTPASVATALLDEHERRLQDDLLRGEPPLGPGAAPADRLAAFYAAMTGLLERHLPLALGAETGSARFRTGAYGFWRVHVRTLLIEAGAPDADHMIDVLLAPLSPELFQFRRHELGHSTAEITASLEKLAHQVLTERD, encoded by the coding sequence GTGCTGGTGGTCGACAAGAGGACGGAGAGCCGACCGCCGGGAGCGATTCCCGGTGCGTCGGAGCCGAACCGGTTGCGGGCCGATGCCGCCCGCAACCGCGCGCGAGTGCTCCAGGCCGCGGAGCGGCTGTTCGCCGCCGAAGACCCGCGGCAGGTGACGATGGGCGACATCGCCCGCGCCGCGGGTGTCGGCCGGGCGACCCTGTACCGGAGCTACCCGACCCCGGCGTCCGTCGCGACCGCCCTGCTCGACGAGCACGAACGGCGGTTGCAGGACGACCTGCTCCGCGGTGAGCCGCCGCTCGGCCCCGGCGCCGCCCCGGCCGACCGCCTCGCCGCGTTCTACGCGGCCATGACCGGCCTGCTCGAGCGGCACCTGCCGCTGGCGCTGGGCGCGGAGACGGGCAGCGCCCGCTTCCGCACCGGTGCCTACGGCTTCTGGCGGGTCCACGTGCGCACGCTGCTCATCGAGGCGGGGGCGCCCGATGCGGACCACATGATCGATGTGCTGCTGGCCCCGCTGTCTCCCGAGCTTTTCCAGTTCCGGCGGCACGAACTGGGCCACTCGACCGCGGAGATCACCGCATCGCTGGAGAAGCTCGCGCACCAGGTGCTCACCGAGCGCGACTGA
- a CDS encoding DMT family transporter — MYLVLLATALLAGCLLAVQASANLQLNSAVGTPYGASTLQLGVAAGLLAVLAAAVGAIGATRLAPGVPAWHLLGGLASPLYITSGILLFPRLGALAAVGLFVTGQMFASLGLDLFGLLGVPRQPLTAGIVVGAVAVLTGITVIIRGPRPARPAIDPRPARAVDTQPARVVTAPHRSGGRAVRAGWVALGIAAGAVLPVQGAVNAALRADLGHALTAGLISFVVATLTIAVVLLVLLTLGRTPRPRLAPLGRMPWWGWLGGACAAAYVTATFTLIPVIGAATTIALTVTGQQLASATIDNYGLFRLPRRPLTPRRSAGLALLVLGSALVQLT; from the coding sequence GTGTACCTAGTGCTCCTCGCGACCGCCCTGCTCGCCGGTTGCCTCCTGGCGGTGCAGGCGTCGGCGAACCTCCAGCTCAACTCGGCGGTGGGCACGCCGTACGGCGCATCGACCCTGCAGCTGGGCGTGGCCGCCGGCCTGCTCGCGGTCCTCGCCGCCGCCGTCGGTGCGATCGGTGCGACCCGGCTCGCCCCCGGCGTGCCGGCCTGGCACCTGCTGGGCGGCCTGGCCAGCCCGCTCTACATCACCAGCGGAATCCTGCTGTTCCCCCGGCTCGGCGCGCTCGCCGCGGTCGGCCTGTTCGTGACCGGGCAGATGTTCGCCTCGCTCGGCCTGGACCTGTTCGGGCTGCTCGGCGTTCCGCGCCAGCCGCTCACCGCAGGCATCGTCGTGGGCGCGGTCGCTGTGCTCACCGGCATCACGGTGATCATCCGCGGTCCGCGACCGGCGCGGCCCGCCATCGATCCGCGGCCGGCTCGAGCCGTTGACACGCAACCGGCTCGCGTTGTTACCGCACCACACCGGTCCGGTGGTCGAGCAGTCCGCGCCGGGTGGGTGGCGCTCGGTATCGCCGCCGGCGCGGTGCTACCGGTCCAGGGCGCGGTGAACGCAGCGCTGCGCGCCGACCTCGGCCACGCGCTCACCGCCGGCCTGATCAGCTTCGTCGTCGCGACTCTCACCATCGCCGTCGTGCTGCTGGTCCTGCTGACGCTCGGACGGACACCGCGGCCGAGGCTGGCGCCGCTCGGCCGGATGCCGTGGTGGGGCTGGCTGGGCGGTGCCTGCGCCGCCGCCTACGTCACCGCCACCTTCACGCTGATCCCCGTCATCGGCGCCGCCACCACGATCGCCCTGACCGTCACCGGTCAGCAGCTGGCCTCGGCGACCATCGACAACTACGGCCTGTTCCGGCTCCCCCGGCGACCTCTGACGCCGCGGCGGTCCGCCGGTCTCGCCCTGCTCGTCCTCGGGTCCGCACTGGTGCAGCTCACCTGA
- the pqqA gene encoding pyrroloquinoline quinone precursor peptide PqqA, whose amino-acid sequence MEVSRATEGVAGIRREEVQPMESDATRSVLTWEPPEFEEAEWEAPEFEELMCASEVTMYIARMEA is encoded by the coding sequence ATGGAGGTATCCCGAGCCACCGAGGGAGTCGCCGGAATTCGAAGAGAGGAGGTGCAGCCAATGGAATCCGACGCCACTCGTTCCGTTCTCACGTGGGAACCCCCCGAGTTCGAAGAGGCCGAGTGGGAGGCCCCTGAGTTCGAAGAGCTCATGTGCGCATCCGAGGTCACGATGTACATCGCGCGCATGGAGGCCTGA
- a CDS encoding class F sortase, producing MKHVRALLTVALAGLLAGCGGAGHVPGTTTPPPVASTAEQRTPPPPAVPVEIRIPAIDATSTLVALGLNPDDTVAVPPVETPMQAGWYQYGPAPGERGPAVVLGHVNGAGEEGIFARLHELTPGSEVLVARNDGRTAVFTVTGVVQVSKLGFPTDSVYGNTDAAELRLITCGGDFDRKRGSYTDNIIAYATLTGWLR from the coding sequence GTGAAGCACGTCCGTGCGCTGCTGACCGTGGCGCTGGCGGGGCTGCTGGCCGGGTGCGGTGGGGCCGGGCACGTTCCCGGCACCACCACACCACCCCCGGTCGCATCGACGGCGGAACAGCGCACACCGCCGCCGCCCGCGGTCCCGGTGGAAATCCGGATTCCGGCGATCGACGCCACGTCGACGTTGGTCGCCCTCGGGCTCAACCCGGACGACACCGTCGCGGTGCCGCCGGTGGAGACGCCGATGCAGGCGGGCTGGTACCAATACGGTCCGGCGCCGGGCGAGCGGGGTCCGGCGGTGGTGCTCGGGCACGTCAACGGCGCAGGCGAGGAGGGGATTTTCGCGCGCCTCCACGAGTTGACCCCCGGTTCTGAGGTCCTGGTGGCCAGAAACGACGGCAGGACGGCGGTTTTCACCGTCACCGGAGTCGTGCAGGTGTCCAAACTCGGCTTTCCGACTGATTCGGTCTACGGGAACACCGATGCCGCGGAACTCCGCTTGATCACCTGCGGTGGCGATTTCGACAGGAAGCGCGGGAGCTACACCGACAACATCATCGCCTACGCGACGCTGACCGGGTGGCTCAGGTGA
- the pqqD gene encoding pyrroloquinoline quinone biosynthesis peptide chaperone PqqD: protein MYERAPEVESGALPWPAPSNNQGIETAMTTALRSSSRPRLASHVRLGMDRVRKQYMLLGPESVMLLNPTGASVLDLCDGRRTVGEIAEELRRRYDRVAEDEVTSFLGRLVTKRWVELDDD from the coding sequence TTGTACGAACGGGCGCCGGAAGTGGAGTCCGGCGCCCTGCCATGGCCGGCGCCGAGCAACAACCAGGGAATCGAGACGGCGATGACTACGGCACTGCGATCGTCGAGCCGGCCCAGGCTGGCATCGCACGTGCGCCTGGGCATGGACCGGGTGCGCAAGCAGTACATGCTGCTGGGCCCCGAGTCGGTCATGCTCCTGAACCCGACGGGCGCGTCGGTGCTGGACCTGTGCGACGGGCGGCGGACGGTCGGCGAGATCGCCGAGGAGCTGCGCCGCCGCTACGACCGCGTGGCCGAGGACGAGGTGACGAGCTTCCTCGGGCGCCTGGTCACCAAGCGGTGGGTGGAGCTCGACGATGACTAG
- a CDS encoding ABC transporter substrate-binding protein gives MVNVARLKPVGRRSLLRGGIAAAATGTVLSGCSAGSASPSRGESGVVRYQGWSGEVLYPELAADLGLLADVRLEWIGNTTSGPQDIQATVTGDIDMGGAFNGAIIRLIAAGAPIKAVVGYYGADADTLAGYYVREGSPIRGPRDFIGRKVGVNTLGAHHEDVLAIYLERGGLSEEEIRSVQLVVVPPVSAEQALHSGQLDVSVLSDIKRDKAVARGGIQPVFTDFDLLGAFTGGCYVLRDDFIAANPATTRTVVAATARAVRWAQTRPREEVVARFTDIIRRRGRNEDTSSVRYWKSTGVSGPGGRIADREFGIWLDRSVEDGRVDAGQLEVDRLYTNEFNPF, from the coding sequence ATGGTGAACGTCGCACGCCTGAAACCCGTCGGCAGGCGAAGTCTGCTGCGCGGCGGAATCGCCGCCGCCGCAACAGGAACCGTCCTGAGCGGCTGCTCGGCCGGCTCCGCGTCGCCGTCACGCGGCGAGAGCGGGGTGGTGCGCTACCAGGGCTGGTCCGGTGAGGTGCTATACCCGGAGCTGGCCGCCGACCTGGGCCTGCTCGCAGATGTGCGGCTGGAGTGGATCGGCAACACCACCAGCGGTCCGCAGGACATCCAGGCCACCGTCACCGGCGACATCGACATGGGCGGTGCTTTCAACGGCGCGATCATCCGGTTGATCGCCGCTGGCGCTCCGATCAAGGCGGTCGTCGGCTACTACGGCGCCGACGCCGACACCCTCGCCGGCTACTACGTGCGGGAGGGGAGCCCGATCCGCGGTCCCCGCGACTTCATCGGCAGGAAGGTCGGGGTGAACACCCTCGGCGCGCACCACGAGGACGTACTAGCCATCTACCTCGAACGGGGCGGTCTCAGCGAGGAGGAGATCCGCTCCGTGCAGCTGGTGGTGGTGCCGCCCGTCAGCGCCGAGCAGGCGCTGCACTCCGGGCAGCTCGACGTGTCGGTGCTGTCGGACATCAAGCGGGACAAGGCCGTCGCACGCGGCGGGATCCAGCCCGTGTTCACCGACTTCGACCTCCTGGGAGCGTTCACCGGCGGTTGCTACGTGCTGCGGGACGACTTCATCGCGGCCAACCCGGCGACGACCCGGACCGTGGTCGCGGCGACGGCCCGGGCCGTGCGGTGGGCGCAGACCCGCCCGCGCGAGGAGGTCGTGGCCCGGTTCACCGACATCATCCGGCGCCGCGGCCGCAACGAGGACACCTCGTCGGTGCGGTACTGGAAGTCCACCGGTGTCTCCGGCCCCGGCGGCCGCATCGCCGACCGCGAGTTCGGCATCTGGCTGGACCGCTCGGTCGAGGACGGCCGGGTGGATGCCGGGCAGCTCGAGGTCGACCGGCTCTACACCAACGAGTTCAACCCCTTCTGA
- the pqqE gene encoding pyrroloquinoline quinone biosynthesis protein PqqE: MTRPFGLLAELTYACPLHCPYCSNPLNLGDYREELTTQQWRRVISEACELGVVQLHLSGGEPLQRRDLVDIVRSAAERGLYTNLITSALGLSPRRAEQLREAGLDHVQISIQSDEPAASDRIAGTPSFDRKIAAARLVKRLGWPLTLNFVLHRGNIDRIAGVLALAEELDADRVELANTQYYGWAWHNRAALLPSRQQLERAETIVRTERERLEGRIEITYVLPDYYSKYPKPCMGGWAHHQFTVSPNGDALPCPAAQPLPLPRANVREHSLDWIWNESPLFQRFRGTDWMPEPCRSCPRREIDFGGCRCQAFLLTGDAARTDPVCVLSPDHDIVAEAVRAANEPRRPVAAALTPRPHPRDAG; the protein is encoded by the coding sequence ATGACTAGGCCCTTCGGGCTGCTGGCCGAGCTCACCTACGCGTGCCCGCTGCACTGCCCGTACTGCTCCAACCCGCTCAACCTCGGCGACTACCGCGAGGAGCTGACCACGCAGCAGTGGCGACGCGTGATCTCCGAGGCCTGCGAGCTGGGCGTCGTGCAGCTCCACCTGTCCGGCGGTGAACCCCTCCAGCGCCGCGACCTGGTGGACATCGTGCGCAGCGCCGCCGAACGGGGCCTTTACACCAACCTCATCACCAGCGCGCTGGGCCTCTCGCCCCGCCGCGCGGAGCAGCTGCGCGAGGCCGGGCTCGACCACGTGCAGATCAGCATCCAGTCCGACGAGCCGGCCGCGTCCGACCGCATCGCGGGCACACCGTCGTTCGACCGCAAGATCGCGGCGGCCCGGCTGGTCAAGCGCCTGGGCTGGCCGCTCACGCTCAACTTCGTCCTGCACCGCGGCAACATCGACCGGATAGCGGGCGTCCTGGCCCTGGCCGAGGAACTGGACGCCGACCGCGTCGAGCTGGCCAACACCCAGTACTACGGCTGGGCCTGGCACAACCGCGCCGCCCTCCTTCCCAGCAGGCAACAGCTCGAACGAGCCGAGACGATCGTGCGCACCGAACGCGAACGCCTCGAGGGACGGATCGAGATCACCTACGTCCTGCCCGACTACTACAGCAAGTACCCCAAGCCCTGCATGGGCGGCTGGGCCCACCACCAGTTCACCGTGTCTCCCAACGGGGACGCCCTGCCCTGCCCTGCCGCCCAGCCGCTCCCGCTACCCCGCGCGAACGTGCGTGAGCACTCCCTCGACTGGATCTGGAACGAGTCGCCCCTCTTCCAGCGCTTCCGCGGAACCGACTGGATGCCCGAACCGTGCCGCAGCTGCCCCCGCCGCGAGATCGACTTCGGCGGATGCCGCTGCCAGGCCTTCCTGCTCACCGGAGACGCGGCCCGCACCGACCCGGTCTGCGTCCTCTCCCCCGACCACGACATCGTCGCCGAAGCGGTGCGAGCGGCGAACGAGCCGAGGAGGCCGGTCGCAGCGGCGCTCACCCCACGGCCGCATCCACGGGATGCCGGGTAG
- a CDS encoding mandelate racemase/muconate lactonizing enzyme family protein: MRITGFKTTPVAVPYRTEEVWAFGRRTGQISVLLELRTDEGVVGLGEAAAYPSAGIVQAVFDSIEPLVVGADPLEIERLIHRIDLVGTWHHVKASSPAISAVEMACWDVLGKTCGQPLVNLLGGRFRDSVEYFYYVARTTPGEVAAEGRRAVEAGFGTCYLKCVHDDPRTDVERVAALRDGAGPDARIRLDANEAWSPGTAVRVARALRPYDLEFLEQPVSGRNLDEMAYVRGRSDIPLLANEASWTRHDQLAVIRAGAADAISADNQADGGLLNLKRSAGLCEAAGLPVVKHSLGELGVALAAATHLIAATPNFRHANQAYGALLSDDVTAGFGGPAGNYRHGHLDVPTGHGLGVELDEEKVARYAELYVHEGKDFSFTDDRHASWPALPKA, translated from the coding sequence GTGCGCATCACCGGATTCAAGACCACTCCCGTCGCCGTGCCGTACCGCACCGAGGAGGTGTGGGCCTTCGGCAGGCGGACAGGTCAGATCAGCGTACTGCTGGAGCTGCGCACCGATGAAGGCGTCGTCGGGCTCGGTGAGGCCGCCGCCTACCCCAGCGCCGGGATCGTGCAGGCGGTGTTCGACAGCATCGAGCCCCTCGTCGTCGGTGCCGACCCGCTGGAGATCGAACGACTGATCCACCGCATCGACCTGGTGGGCACCTGGCACCACGTGAAGGCCAGCAGTCCGGCGATTTCCGCGGTGGAGATGGCGTGCTGGGACGTCCTCGGCAAGACCTGCGGGCAGCCGCTGGTGAACCTGCTCGGCGGGCGCTTCCGGGACAGCGTGGAGTACTTCTACTACGTCGCGCGCACCACGCCCGGCGAAGTGGCGGCGGAGGGCCGTCGCGCCGTCGAGGCCGGGTTCGGCACGTGCTACCTCAAGTGCGTCCACGACGACCCGCGCACCGACGTCGAGCGCGTCGCCGCGCTGCGCGACGGCGCGGGCCCGGACGCGCGCATCCGCCTCGACGCCAACGAAGCCTGGTCACCGGGAACGGCGGTCCGCGTCGCCCGCGCCCTGCGGCCCTACGACCTGGAGTTCCTCGAGCAACCGGTCTCGGGCCGCAACCTCGACGAGATGGCCTACGTCCGCGGCCGCAGCGACATCCCCCTGCTGGCCAACGAGGCGAGTTGGACCCGCCACGACCAGTTGGCCGTGATCCGGGCGGGTGCGGCGGACGCGATCTCGGCCGACAACCAGGCCGACGGCGGTCTGCTCAACCTCAAGCGCTCGGCCGGGCTGTGCGAGGCCGCCGGCCTCCCGGTGGTGAAGCACAGCCTCGGCGAGCTCGGCGTGGCGCTGGCGGCGGCGACGCACCTGATCGCCGCGACGCCCAACTTCCGCCACGCCAACCAGGCATACGGCGCGCTGCTTTCCGACGACGTCACCGCCGGGTTCGGCGGGCCTGCCGGCAACTACCGCCACGGCCACCTCGACGTACCCACCGGCCACGGGCTCGGGGTCGAGCTCGACGAGGAGAAGGTCGCCCGCTACGCCGAGCTGTATGTGCACGAGGGCAAGGACTTCTCCTTCACCGACGACCGCCACGCGTCCTGGCCCGCACTGCCGAAGGCGTGA